GATCTCCAGCTGCGCGTCGTGGCGCAGCAGCACGTGCTTGACGATCGCCAGCCCCAGCCCGGTGCCGCCGGTGGCCTTGCTGCGGCCCTGATCGACGCGGTAGAAGCGCTCGGTCAGTCGCGGGATATGCACCGGGTCGATGCCTTCGCCGTTGTCCTCGACCTCCAGGGCGGCGCCGTCCCGCCAGGGCCGCCAGCGCAGCGTGATGGTCGATTCCGGCGGCGTGTAGCGCACCGCGTTGAAGGCCAGGTTGGACAGCGCGCTGTGCAGTTCCTGCTCGATGCCGGCGAGTCCCCGGTGCGTGTCGGTCTCGATGCGCACGACATGCCCTGCTTCGCTCAGCGCGCGGGTATCGGCGGCGACCTGCTCGAGCAGCGCGGCGACGTCGACGCGGCTTTCCTGTTCCAGGCGATGATCGGTTTCCAGCCGCGACAATAGCAGCAGGTCGTTGACCAGATTCTGCATGCGCGTGGTCTGCTCCTGCATCTGGGTCAGGCCGCGTTGCCAGCGCGGCGGCAACTGCTCCTCCGGCATGTCCTCGGTCAGGGCGGCGTAGGTTTCCAGGTAGCCGGAAAGCACGGTCAGCGGCGTGCGCAGCTCGTGGGAAACGTTGGCGACGAAGTCGCGGCGCATCTGCTCGAGGCGGTGCAGGCGGGTGATGTCGCGAGCCATCACCAGCCGTTCGTCGTCGCCGTAGAGAGTGATCTGAAACTGCAGGATCAGGTCGTCGCGCAGCGGCGAGGGCAGTGTCAGCGGCTCGCGGTAGTCGCGAGCATTGAAATAGTCGACGAAACGCGGCGAACGCAGCAGGTTGGTGATGTGCTGGCCGCGATCGTGGCGGGTCTGCAGGCCGAGCATGCGCTCGGCGGCGCTGTTCCACCACTCCAGGTCGCCACGGCTGTCGAGCATCACCACGCTGTCGCGCATCGCCTCGGAGGATTCCTGGACGCGGCGGATCACGTCGCGCAGGCGCTGCTGGGTCAGCCGCTGGCTCTTCTGGTACTTGTACAGCCGATCGAACAGATCGCCCCACACGCCGCTGCCCACCGGCGGCTCGCGCCCGGGATGATAGGTCAACCAGACGTACAGCTCGCGCAGATGGCGCAGGTGAATGAACAAGAACAGCCCCAGCCCGACCGCCAGCCCCCAGCCCGGCTCGCCGAGCACCCAGCCCAACAGCCCCAGCCCGCCGACCAGATAGCCCAGCCGCCAGAGTTCGTTGGTCCAGTAGTACATCGCGGTCCCTCAGAGTCTGGCCGAGAAGCGATAGCCGGTCCCGCGCACGGTCTGGATCAGGTGCTGATGGGGCTCGCCGAGCGCCTTGCGCAGGCGGCGGATATGCACGTCGACGGTGCGCTCCTCGACGTAGACGTTGCCGCCCCACACCTGGTCGAGCAGTTGGCCGCGGGTATAGGCGCGCTCCTGGTGGGTCATGAAGAACTGCAGCAGGCGGTACTCGGTGGGGCCGATCTCCAGCGACTGGCCATGCGCGGAGACCCGATGGCTGGCCGGGTCGAGCGTGAGTCCCTCGACCTCGACCGCGTCCTCGATACCGCGCGGCGTGGTCCGGCGCAGCACCGCCTTGAGCCGGGCGACCAGCTCGCGCGGCGAGAACGGCTTGGTGATGTAGTCGTCGGCGCCGGCCTCGAGGCCGAGGATCTTGTTGTCCTCCTCGCTCTTGGCGGTGAGCAGGATGATCGGCAGCTCGGCGGTGGTTTCCTCGCGCTTGAGCCGCCGCGCCAGCTCGATGCCGCTGGTGCCGGGCATCATCCAGTCGAGCAGCAGCAGATCGGGCTGATCGTCGACGATCAGGGCGTGGGCGCTCTGCGCGTTGTCGGCCTCGAGCACGCGATAATCGGCCATCTCCAGCGCCACGGCAATCATCTCGCGGATCGCGGACTCGTCATCGACGATCAGTACGGTCTTGGATGTCATGTTGCCGGGCCTCCACCAATGACAGGTCGATGACGATTACACCGTCTCGACATGACAAGCTTGTGACAAGCGCCGCGCCGCTGCAATCCTGGCGTGGCGGGAAGTCACCCGGCGCTCGGCCACAGCGTCAACGCCAGGCCGGCCCACAGCACCAGTCCCGCCCAGTGGTTGTTGAGAAACGCCCGGAAGCAGCGCTCCCGCGAGCGCTCGCGAATCAGCCAGTGCTGGTAGACGAAGATCAGCGCCATGGCCGCGAGGCCGGCCCAGAAGAACCCGCCCAGCGCCTGGCGGGTGCCGACCACCGCCAGCAGCGTCAGCGTGGCGAGTTGCAACAGGCCGATCATCAGCCGGTCGTAGTGGCCGAACAGCACCGCGGTGGACTTGATGCCGATCCTGAGATCGTCGTCGCGGTCGACCATCGCGTACTGGGTGTCGTAGGCCACCGTCCACGCCACGTTGGCGAAGAACAGCAGCCAGGCGTCGGCCGGCAACTCGCCGAGTACCGCGCCGAAGGCCATGGGGATCGCCCACGAGAAGGCCGCGCCGAGGAATAGCTGCGGCCAGTGGGTGTAGCGCTTCATGAACGGGTAGATGAACGCCAGCGCCACGCCGCCCAGCGACAGCATGATGGTGAACGGATTGGTCAGGTAGACCAGCACGAAGGCAAGCGCCACCAGCACGCCGAACAGCACCTTGGCCTCGCCCTCGCCGATTCGCCCGGTGGCCAGCGGCCGGTCCCGGGTGCGCTTGACGTGGCCGTCGAAATGGCGATCGGCGTAGTCGTTGATCACGCAGCCCGCGGCGCGCATCACGTACACCCCGGCGATGAAGATCAGCAGCGTGGCGCGCTCGGGCAGGCCCTCGGCGGCGATCCACAGCGCCCACAGCGTCGGCCACATCAACAGCCAGGTGCCGATCGGCCGGTCGAGGCGGGTCAGCTGCAGGAAAGCGGGCAGGCGCGCCGGGCTGAAGCGCGCAAGGCCGGTGGGGGGCGAGCTGGGTTGCTGCATGAGTGCCTCCGGAGACGATCCCCGCTAGTCTAGCGTTTGGCCAGCCCCAGTTCATCCGCCATGCGTACCAGGAAGAATTCCTGCACCAGCACCGCGAAACGCCCGTGACGCAGCAACGAGCGGCGCGACCAGCACGTCTCGCAGAGTCCCGCTTCGCCGTGCAGGGCGGGCGGCTGGCGGATGATCTCGATCGGACCGCGGACCAGCCCCGGCTGGCGAAACAGCCAACTGCCCAGCGAGCGCTCGCCGAGCTGATTGAGGCGTTGGCCGCGCAGGCTGGCGAGTCGCGCCACCGAGCGGGCGACGACCCAGGGCCGGCCGCCGACACACAGCGCCACCTCGCGACACCAGACCCGCTGGCCGGGCGCGATGCCCAGCGCCCGCGCTTCGTCGGCGCGGGCGCGCGCGATGCGCTGCGTCAACAGACGTACCCGGAAGTCGCCGCCGCCGGCCGCGACCAGCCGCCTCGTCAGCGAGTCGCGGCTCGCCAGCCACTGC
The genomic region above belongs to Halomonas zincidurans B6 and contains:
- a CDS encoding chorismate--pyruvate lyase family protein encodes the protein MHEAQPRHAAPPRWPRWRPAAAWRMAMSPAWWQWLASRDSLTRRLVAAGGGDFRVRLLTQRIARARADEARALGIAPGQRVWCREVALCVGGRPWVVARSVARLASLRGQRLNQLGERSLGSWLFRQPGLVRGPIEIIRQPPALHGEAGLCETCWSRRSLLRHGRFAVLVQEFFLVRMADELGLAKR
- the phoB gene encoding phosphate regulon transcriptional regulator PhoB, with amino-acid sequence MTSKTVLIVDDESAIREMIAVALEMADYRVLEADNAQSAHALIVDDQPDLLLLDWMMPGTSGIELARRLKREETTAELPIILLTAKSEEDNKILGLEAGADDYITKPFSPRELVARLKAVLRRTTPRGIEDAVEVEGLTLDPASHRVSAHGQSLEIGPTEYRLLQFFMTHQERAYTRGQLLDQVWGGNVYVEERTVDVHIRRLRKALGEPHQHLIQTVRGTGYRFSARL
- the phoR gene encoding phosphate regulon sensor histidine kinase PhoR codes for the protein MYYWTNELWRLGYLVGGLGLLGWVLGEPGWGLAVGLGLFLFIHLRHLRELYVWLTYHPGREPPVGSGVWGDLFDRLYKYQKSQRLTQQRLRDVIRRVQESSEAMRDSVVMLDSRGDLEWWNSAAERMLGLQTRHDRGQHITNLLRSPRFVDYFNARDYREPLTLPSPLRDDLILQFQITLYGDDERLVMARDITRLHRLEQMRRDFVANVSHELRTPLTVLSGYLETYAALTEDMPEEQLPPRWQRGLTQMQEQTTRMQNLVNDLLLLSRLETDHRLEQESRVDVAALLEQVAADTRALSEAGHVVRIETDTHRGLAGIEQELHSALSNLAFNAVRYTPPESTITLRWRPWRDGAALEVEDNGEGIDPVHIPRLTERFYRVDQGRSKATGGTGLGLAIVKHVLLRHDAQLEIVSQPGKGALFRCVFPAARLYLPEAGETPNAMRSTSD
- the ubiA gene encoding 4-hydroxybenzoate octaprenyltransferase, coding for MQQPSSPPTGLARFSPARLPAFLQLTRLDRPIGTWLLMWPTLWALWIAAEGLPERATLLIFIAGVYVMRAAGCVINDYADRHFDGHVKRTRDRPLATGRIGEGEAKVLFGVLVALAFVLVYLTNPFTIMLSLGGVALAFIYPFMKRYTHWPQLFLGAAFSWAIPMAFGAVLGELPADAWLLFFANVAWTVAYDTQYAMVDRDDDLRIGIKSTAVLFGHYDRLMIGLLQLATLTLLAVVGTRQALGGFFWAGLAAMALIFVYQHWLIRERSRERCFRAFLNNHWAGLVLWAGLALTLWPSAG